A region from the Deltaproteobacteria bacterium genome encodes:
- a CDS encoding GYD domain-containing protein, with product MGKYMFHTTYTAKGLPGLLKEGGSRRRAALTQTIEGMGGSVEGLYYAFGDTDLYIIADLPDDATATAVSLNIADAGALNIRCTVLITPETVDEAVKKKVPYRPPGARAARGRK from the coding sequence ATGGGTAAATACATGTTCCACACGACGTACACCGCGAAAGGGCTTCCTGGGCTGCTCAAGGAGGGCGGCAGCCGGAGGCGGGCGGCGTTGACCCAGACCATCGAGGGGATGGGCGGCAGCGTGGAGGGGCTCTACTACGCCTTCGGCGACACGGACCTCTACATCATCGCCGATCTTCCCGACGACGCCACGGCGACGGCCGTCTCGCTCAACATCGCCGACGCCGGCGCCCTCAATATCAGGTGCACGGTATTGATCACGCCGGAGACGGTGGACGAGGCGGTCAAGAAGAAAGTGCCCTACCGGCCGCCCGGAGCACGGGCCGCTCGCGGCCGCAAGTAG
- a CDS encoding ATP-binding cassette domain-containing protein, with amino-acid sequence MPLVSFEEVSLELGDQRLLAHAEFAIEPGERVCLIGRNGAGKTSMLGLITGRLQPDHGEIHYQSRIRVSELEQALPEELGQTVREYVTTGLADLQDLIDHYQQRSREALDRKGLLELEALHREIDAHGGWHVDQRVETVLSELDLPADRRLEELSGGWQRRVGLARAIVGNAELLLLDEPTNHLDLSTIQWLEDRVYNYAGSVLFITHDRAFLRRLATRIVELDRTRLTSWPGTYDNYLELKEKGLAEDARRNALFDKRLAQEEEWIRRGIKARRTRNEGRVRALMAMREEAAQRLKPLSQARIHVQRGGQSGRKVVELRNVTHGYGGEPLIRNLSLRIMRGDRIGLIGNNGVGKSTLLRILVGEITPDSGTVEQGANLEIGYFDQLRRELDPEKTVAETVADGRDHVFVNGRPRHVVGYLKGFLFSPKRALSPVAALSGGECNRVILARLLTQPANLLVLDEPTNDLDIETLEVLEQQLVRYRGTLLVVSHDRSFLDNCVTSTLVFEDTGLIQRHAGGYSDWLRRGQALAVTDDPNRGNAREPARDRRETRSRPTKLSYMLQRELDGLPRRIEAMEQTVAALEEKTQQPDFYAQPFTAVEPVLDELKAAKAALDEALERWTELETLKEEAERRPTS; translated from the coding sequence ATGCCCCTCGTAAGCTTCGAAGAGGTCTCGCTGGAGTTGGGCGACCAGCGCCTGCTTGCGCACGCCGAGTTCGCCATCGAGCCCGGGGAGCGGGTCTGCCTGATCGGCCGCAACGGCGCGGGCAAGACCTCCATGCTCGGGCTCATCACCGGCCGCCTCCAGCCCGACCACGGCGAGATCCACTACCAGAGCCGTATCCGCGTCAGTGAGCTGGAGCAGGCGCTGCCCGAGGAGCTCGGACAGACGGTGCGGGAGTACGTCACCACCGGGCTGGCCGACCTGCAGGACCTCATCGACCACTACCAGCAGCGCTCCCGCGAGGCCCTGGACCGCAAAGGCTTGCTGGAGCTGGAGGCGCTGCACCGGGAGATCGACGCACACGGCGGCTGGCACGTGGACCAGCGGGTGGAGACGGTGCTGAGCGAGTTGGACCTGCCGGCGGACCGGCGGCTGGAGGAGCTGTCCGGTGGCTGGCAGCGGCGTGTCGGTCTCGCGCGCGCCATCGTCGGCAATGCCGAGCTGCTGCTCCTCGACGAGCCCACCAACCACCTTGACCTGAGCACCATCCAGTGGCTCGAGGACCGGGTCTACAACTACGCCGGCAGCGTCCTTTTCATCACCCACGACCGCGCCTTCCTCCGGCGGCTCGCCACCCGCATCGTGGAGCTGGACCGCACCCGCCTCACGAGCTGGCCCGGCACCTACGACAACTACCTGGAGCTCAAGGAGAAGGGCCTGGCGGAGGACGCCCGCCGCAACGCCCTGTTCGACAAGCGGCTGGCCCAGGAGGAGGAGTGGATCCGGCGCGGCATCAAGGCGCGGCGCACGCGCAACGAGGGCCGGGTGCGCGCCCTCATGGCCATGCGGGAGGAGGCCGCCCAGCGCCTCAAGCCCCTGAGCCAGGCGCGCATCCACGTGCAGCGCGGCGGTCAGTCCGGCCGCAAGGTGGTGGAGCTCCGCAACGTCACCCACGGCTACGGCGGCGAGCCGTTGATCCGGAACCTGTCGCTGCGCATCATGCGCGGCGACCGCATCGGCCTCATCGGCAACAACGGCGTGGGCAAGAGCACGCTCTTGCGCATCCTGGTGGGCGAGATCACGCCCGACTCCGGCACCGTGGAGCAGGGCGCCAACCTGGAGATCGGCTATTTCGATCAACTGCGCCGGGAGCTGGACCCGGAGAAGACCGTGGCCGAGACCGTCGCGGACGGCCGCGACCACGTCTTCGTCAACGGCAGGCCGCGCCACGTGGTGGGGTATCTCAAGGGCTTCCTCTTCAGCCCCAAGCGGGCGCTCAGCCCGGTGGCGGCGCTGTCCGGCGGCGAGTGCAACCGCGTGATCCTGGCCCGGCTGCTGACTCAGCCGGCCAACCTGCTGGTGCTGGACGAGCCCACCAACGACCTCGACATCGAGACCCTGGAGGTGCTGGAGCAGCAACTCGTGCGGTACCGGGGAACGCTGCTGGTGGTGAGCCACGACCGGAGCTTCCTCGACAACTGCGTCACCAGCACCCTCGTGTTCGAGGACACGGGCCTGATCCAGCGCCACGCCGGCGGCTACAGCGACTGGCTGCGCCGCGGCCAGGCCCTTGCCGTCACCGACGACCCCAACCGCGGGAACGCCCGGGAGCCCGCGCGGGACCGGCGCGAGACGCGGTCCCGCCCCACCAAGCTCAGCTACATGCTGCAACGGGAGCTGGACGGGCTGCCCCGCCGCATCGAGGCCATGGAGCAGACCGTCGCCGCACTGGAGGAAAAGACCCAGCAACCCGACTTCTACGCCCAGCCCTTCACGGCCGTCGAGCCTGTGCTCGACGAACTCAAGGCCGCCAAGGCGGCTCTCGATGAGGCACTGGAGCGCTGGACCGAGCTGGAGACGCTCAAGGAGGAGGCGGAGCGGCGCCCGACCTCGTAG
- a CDS encoding xanthine dehydrogenase family protein molybdopterin-binding subunit, producing MRKQRLSVAGRNSMRVDAVEKVSGSAFYTGDMELPGMAYAKILRSPLPHARLLKVDAAKARALPGVIDVLTRDELGGLNYMYGATYKDQAVVAVDKVRYVGDPVAAVLSADELVAEEALALIDVEYEELPFTDNVDDALAPGAPQVHEGDVAKAELRGSTYGAPERFKGTNVCYYFGYSRGNVEQGFAKSDHVFEDVFRFSKVQHYSLEPHICVANYDGERLTVWSSCQDPFTLRGHLAGIFKLPLNRVRVVVPYVGGGYGGKLYVKADPIAAALSVRNRRPVKLAMSANDSFKTVTRHPARIRIKTGVTRKGEMVARELEVYMDTGAYADAGPRVTQKAGYRAVGPYRVANVKIDAHGVYSNTVPAGAFRGFGAVQVAWAYESQMDMIARRLGMDPLDFRLKNLLEKGEPYTPGDTPVDCDLKQGLRKVARTLDWKKPTAPNVGKGLSVCLKDAGGTYKVAGATVKMSSDGSAVLLTGTVEVGQGCRTALSQVVAEELGIELEQVSVAQLDTDVTPFDVSTSASSSMTVMGLATQRAAQDVKKQLLKAAAKVMGAKAADLTLKGGQVRPAKGRGVPYSQVIAGYYGSSATEIVGRGVYQDKKSKTAVLGSPTTFWEVGWGGVELEVDPETGVIRILKYVSMADVGRAINPLQCEGQDEGGVVFAIGHTLLEDMVYEDGQPLNPNLIDYRVPNFHDLPEDFISELVESGNGPGPFGAKGMGEGGVLPAASAIAAAVEDAVGVRICDLPLSPPKVWQRLREKESAG from the coding sequence ATGAGAAAACAACGACTGTCAGTGGCCGGGCGCAACTCGATGCGCGTGGACGCGGTGGAGAAGGTTTCGGGGTCGGCGTTCTATACCGGCGACATGGAGCTTCCGGGGATGGCCTACGCCAAGATCCTGCGGAGTCCCCTGCCGCATGCGCGCCTGCTCAAGGTGGACGCGGCCAAGGCGCGGGCGCTGCCCGGGGTCATCGACGTGCTCACCCGGGACGAGTTGGGCGGCCTCAACTACATGTACGGGGCCACCTACAAGGACCAGGCTGTGGTGGCGGTGGACAAGGTCCGCTACGTCGGCGACCCGGTGGCGGCGGTGCTGTCGGCGGACGAGCTGGTGGCCGAGGAGGCCCTGGCGCTCATCGACGTGGAGTACGAGGAACTGCCGTTCACGGACAACGTGGACGACGCGCTCGCGCCGGGGGCTCCGCAGGTGCACGAGGGCGACGTGGCCAAGGCCGAGTTGCGGGGCTCCACCTACGGCGCGCCGGAACGGTTCAAGGGCACCAACGTGTGCTACTACTTCGGCTACTCCCGCGGCAACGTGGAGCAGGGCTTCGCCAAGTCCGACCACGTCTTCGAGGACGTCTTCCGCTTCTCCAAGGTGCAGCACTACTCGCTGGAGCCGCACATCTGCGTCGCCAATTACGACGGCGAGCGCCTGACGGTGTGGAGCTCGTGCCAGGACCCGTTCACGCTCAGGGGGCACCTGGCGGGGATCTTCAAGCTGCCGCTCAACCGGGTGCGGGTGGTGGTGCCCTATGTTGGCGGCGGCTACGGCGGCAAGCTCTACGTCAAGGCCGACCCCATCGCCGCGGCGCTGTCGGTGCGGAACCGCCGCCCGGTCAAGCTGGCCATGAGCGCCAACGACAGCTTCAAGACGGTGACGCGCCATCCCGCGCGCATCCGCATCAAGACCGGCGTCACCAGGAAGGGCGAGATGGTGGCGCGGGAGCTGGAAGTTTACATGGACACCGGAGCCTACGCCGACGCCGGCCCACGGGTGACCCAGAAGGCGGGCTACCGGGCGGTGGGGCCGTACCGCGTGGCCAACGTCAAGATCGACGCCCACGGGGTCTACAGCAACACGGTGCCGGCGGGAGCGTTCCGGGGTTTCGGCGCGGTGCAGGTGGCGTGGGCCTACGAGTCGCAGATGGACATGATCGCCAGGCGGCTCGGCATGGACCCGCTGGACTTCCGCCTCAAGAACCTGCTGGAGAAGGGCGAGCCCTACACCCCCGGCGACACGCCGGTGGACTGCGACCTCAAGCAGGGGCTGCGCAAGGTGGCGCGGACGCTGGACTGGAAGAAGCCGACCGCGCCCAACGTGGGCAAGGGGCTCAGCGTGTGCCTGAAGGACGCCGGCGGCACCTACAAGGTGGCCGGCGCCACCGTGAAGATGTCGTCGGACGGCAGCGCCGTGCTGCTCACCGGCACGGTGGAAGTCGGGCAGGGCTGCCGCACGGCCCTGAGCCAGGTGGTGGCGGAGGAGCTGGGCATCGAGCTGGAGCAGGTGTCCGTGGCCCAGTTGGACACCGACGTGACCCCCTTCGACGTCTCCACCAGCGCCAGCAGCTCCATGACGGTCATGGGCCTCGCCACCCAGCGGGCCGCCCAGGACGTGAAGAAGCAGTTGCTCAAGGCCGCGGCCAAGGTCATGGGAGCGAAAGCGGCCGATCTGACGCTCAAGGGCGGGCAGGTTCGCCCGGCCAAGGGACGCGGCGTGCCCTACAGCCAGGTCATCGCCGGCTACTACGGCAGCTCCGCCACCGAGATCGTCGGCCGCGGCGTCTACCAGGACAAGAAGAGCAAGACCGCGGTGCTGGGCTCCCCCACCACCTTCTGGGAGGTGGGCTGGGGCGGCGTGGAGCTGGAGGTGGACCCGGAAACGGGCGTGATTCGCATTCTCAAGTACGTGTCCATGGCCGACGTGGGCCGGGCCATCAACCCCTTGCAGTGCGAGGGCCAGGACGAGGGCGGCGTGGTGTTCGCCATCGGGCACACGCTGCTGGAAGACATGGTGTACGAGGACGGGCAACCCCTGAACCCCAACCTCATCGACTACCGCGTGCCCAACTTCCACGACCTGCCGGAGGACTTCATCTCGGAGCTGGTGGAGAGCGGCAACGGCCCCGGCCCGTTCGGCGCCAAGGGCATGGGCGAGGGCGGCGTGCTGCCGGCCGCGTCCGCCATCGCCGCGGCCGTGGAAGACGCCGTGGGCGTGCGCATCTGCGACCTGCCGCTGTCGCCCCCCAAGGTGTGGCAGCGGCTGCGGGAGAAGGAGAGCGCGGGCTAA